A single window of Eucalyptus grandis isolate ANBG69807.140 chromosome 1, ASM1654582v1, whole genome shotgun sequence DNA harbors:
- the LOC104436689 gene encoding protein FAR-RED ELONGATED HYPOCOTYL 1 codes for MDQDDENPSNINRKRKLQPELLVLPLPKHQCWDQGTIQFSTFNKHLEKDDISKVAIKGKVDVSDNNDGTRPESEKDSYSFVEYSDSTMSLYGMDNCETESTSISNLHSVLSTSCGCANSENPSYSSHSTMVLDKEDSNDNLVPGLQDVIPLSHNSQLRVKQILEEHLLEFGNHADHICLEEGKDFIDQCHDDETEDIIYSNGEPSNNFVLSSGRWIVNREAQHSTRRPTIDQEFEQYFSMLML; via the exons ATGGATCAGGACGACGAGAACCCATCAAATATCAATAG GAAAAGAAAGTTGCAGCCTGAGCTCTTGGTTCTGCCTCTGCCGAAGCACCAATGCTGGGATCAAGGCACTATTCAATTCTCTACCTTCAATAAGCACCTAGAAAAAGATGACATCTCTAAAGTTGCAATCAAGGGAAAGGTGGACGTAAGTGATAACAACGATGGTACAAGACCTGAATCGGAAAAGGATAGTTACAGTTTTGTGGAATATTCTGATTCCACTATGTCGTTGTATGGAATGGATAACTGTGAAACCGAGTCCACCTCAATATCCAACTTGCATTCAGTGTTGTCCACCAGTTGCGGGTGTGCGAATTCAGAGAATCCATCTTATTCATCGCATAGCACGATGGTTCTGGATAAAGAGGATAGTAATGATAATCTAGTGCCAGGTCTTCAAGACGTCATTCCTCTCAGTCACAACAGTCAATTACGAGTAAAACAGATCTTGGAGGAACATCTCCTTGAATTTGGAAACCATGCAGATCACATATGCTTGGAAGAGGGAAAGGACTTCATCGACcaatgccatgatgatgaaACTGAAGATATCATCTACTCCAATGGGGAGCCTTCTAATAATTTTGTCCTTTCCTCTGGAAGATGGATTGTCAACCGAG AAGCCCAACACAGTACGAGAAGACCAACAATAGACCAGGAGTTTGAGCAGTACTTCTCCATGCTCATGCTGTAG
- the LOC104436681 gene encoding laccase-17 → MSFQNQLFIFCTLLLGFLKLAEGKTRHYTFHIDSHNMTRMCHTRSVLSVNKQYPGPPLVAREGDNILVKVVNHVAANVTIHWHGVRQLRTGWADGPAYVTQCPIQTNQSYTYNFTLTGQRGTLLWHAHVSWLRSSIHGPIIILPKRNESYPFEKPSKEVPIIFGEWFNVDPEAVIAQALQSGGGPNVSDAYTINGLPGPLYNCSSKDTFKLKVKPGKTYLLRLINAALNDELFFSIANHTVTVVEVDAVYTKPFSAGCLHLTPGQTMNVLLKTKTDFPNSTFLMAAWPYFTGMGTFDNSTVAGILEYEHPKSSNYPPLKKLPQYKPTLPPMNSTGFVAKFTGQLRSLASAKFPANVPQKVDRKFFFTVGLGTSPCPKNTTCQGPNGTKFAASVNNISFVLPSVALLQAHFFGQSNGVYTTDFPTNPPVQFNYTGTPPNNTMVTNGTKTVVLAYNTSVELVMQDTSILGTESHALHLHGFNFFVVGQGSGNYNPNKDPTKFNLVDPIERNTFGVPSGGWVAIRFLADNPGVWFMHCHLDVHTSWGLKMAWIVLDGPQPNQKLPPPPSDLPKC, encoded by the exons ATGAGCTTCCAGAACCAGCTCTTCATCTTCTGCACGTTGCTACTAGGGTTTCTGAAGTTGGCAGAAGGCAAAACGAGGCACTACACCTTCCAT ATCGATTCCCATAACATGACGAGGATGTGCCACACGAGGAGTGTGCTGAGTGTAAACAAGCAGTATCCAGGGCCGCCGCTTGTGGCGAGGGAAGGCGACAACATCCTCGTCAAGGTGGTGAATCATGTTGCCGCCAACGTCACGATTCACTG GCATGGGGTTCGGCAACTGAGGACGGGATGGGCGGATGGACCGGCTTACGTAACCCAGTGTCCCATACAGACCAACCAGAGCTACACCTACAACTTCACCCTCACCGGCCAGAGAGGAACGCTGCTGTGGCACGCGCACGTCTCGTGGCTAAGATCGAGCATCCACGGCCCCATCATCATCCTCCCCAAGCGGAACGAGTCCTACCCGTTCGAGAAACCCTCCAAGGAAGTCCCCATAATATTTG GAGAGTGGTTTAATGTAGACCCCGAAGCGGTCATCGCCCAAGCTCTTCAGAGTGGAGGAGGTCCCAATGTCTCCGATGCCTATACCATCAATGGCCTTCCAGGACCCTTGTACAATTGCTCCTCTAAAG ACACCTTCAAGTTGAAGGTGAAACCTGGGAAGACATACCTCCTCCGGCTGATCAACGCTGCACTCAACGACGAGCTCTTCTTCAGCATAGCCAACCACACAGTCACCGTCGTCGAGGTTGATGCCGTGTACACCAAGCCCTTTTCTGCGGGCTGCCTCCACCTAACCCCGGGCCAAACCATGAATGTCCTCCTCAAGACAAAAACCGACTTTCCCAACTCCACCTTCCTCATGGCAGCGTGGCCCTATTTCACCGGCATGGGCACTTTCGACAATTCCACCGTCGCCGGAATCCTTGAGTACGAACATCCAAAGAGCTCAAATTACCCGCCGCTCAAGAAGCTCCCCCAATATAAACCAACTCTCCCTCCCATGAACAGCACCGGTTTTGTCGCCAAATTTACAGGGCAATTGCGTAGTTTGGCCAGCGCTAAGTTTCCTGCCAACGTGCCACAAAAGGTTGACAGAAAATTCTTCTTCACCGTCGGCCTTGGGACCAGTCCGTGCCCCAAAAACACCACGTGTCAAGGACCAAATGGCACGAAATTCGCCGCATCAGTCAACAACATATCGTTTGTGCTGCCGTCCGTCGCTCTCCTGCAGGCTCACTTCTTCGGCCAGTCCAACGGAGTGTACACCACGGACTTCCCCACCAACCCGCCCGTCCAGTTCAACTACACGGGGACGCCGCCAAACAATACCATGGTGACCAACGGCACCAAGACGGTGGTGTTGGCATACAACACAAGTGTAGAGCTGGTGATGCAGGACACGAGCATCCTCGGCACGGAGAGCCACGCGCTTCATCTGCACGGGTTCAACTTCTTCGTTGTCGGGCAAGGGTCCGGGAACTACAACCCGAATAAAGACCCGACCAAATTCAATTTGGTGGATCCGATCGAGAGGAACACGTTCGGTGTTCCCTCAGGAGGATGGGTGGCCATTCGTTTCCTAGCTGACAACCCAG GGGTATGGTTCATGCACTGCCATTTGGACGTGCACACGAGCTGGGGTCtgaagatggcatggatagtccTGGACGGACCACAGCCCAATCAGAAGTTACCGCCGCCACCGTCGGACCTTCCGAAGTGCTGA